A single genomic interval of Halichondria panicea chromosome 2, odHalPani1.1, whole genome shotgun sequence harbors:
- the LOC135331315 gene encoding uncharacterized protein LOC135331315 isoform X1: MQVLMMKKLMFCVCFVCTSVFGYPYGLEVTEVGAESVILKWHSTEKNVEEFKVHCSGIRHYMTPQKELHTELDVLTHFVPGSLTHLLIGDVLTNYNYSCIVSEQLEDNAQVLGCQVSDPFHFSTDYSNPEQPRPPDIHLQNDQHFRIDLFPVSSRHGPLLGYKIQFHVVNEEDPNGIPIIPEHWIFSFGEGALPNPIVVSKAHGPRSFQLSFSYDSLPPYILTDQEIFASALKNNVKYSVVTIAYSKNKQQLTKKSGGILFSVSKPSEPFVAIGRTVFHQSTENASSVRPGHLAVALSIGVILPLLMISWVVLIAVFLLCRARRIRYQLQNTFTRHDSNEFKKTQQSTDTDMLRLQSSPAKGDHPWLGPSNDSWNAVHTESTPTIHTDSRAHQISPSEASSNSLIQLSPSHPSPLNLTEFVMSEPTIYDISHFHQRCETTNPHKSNAVPLQYTTTVDKHTEEFITSQSYQNETERIQSPKFYSAPEFSSAVSTTEHSEMIMRYSSSSVFLPRGFSAGPQMNTFALAPQLSPIQRLAPQLSPIQRLLNKLSGDESEQEDQAPELEMDMYDVYY, translated from the exons ATGCAAGTTTTAATGATGAAGAAGTTGATGTTCTGTGTTTGCTTTGTCTGCACTTCTGTATTTG GCTATCCTTATGGACTTGAAGTCACTGAAGTAGGAGCTGAGTCGGTTATTTTGAAATGGCATTCTACTGAGAAAAATGTAGAAGAATTCAAG GTCCATTGTTCTGGAATTCGTCATTACATGACACCTCAAAAAGAACTACACACAGAACTGGATGTTCTCACTCATTTTGTTCCAGGATCTTTAACTCATTTACTAATTGGCGATGTTCTAACTAACTACAACTACTCGTGTATAGTTAGTGAGCAGCTTGAGGACAATGCGCAAGTGCTCGGATGTCAAGTCAGTGATCCATTCCATTTTTCAACGGACTACAGCA ATCCAGAACAGCCTAGACCACCTGATATTCACCTTCAAAATGACCAACACTTTAGGATAGACTTGTTTCCAGTTTCGTCTAGGCATGGACCCCTCCT AGGATACAAGATACAGTTTCATGTTGTAAACGAGGAAGATCCAAATGGTATACCTATAATCCCTGAACATTGGATTTTTTCATTTGGAGAAGGAGCTCTACCGAATCCAATTGTTGTGTCAAAAGCCCATGGACCAAGATCATTTCAGCTGTCGTTCAGCTATGATTCTCTTCCTCCTTACATTCTGACAGACCAGGAGATTTTTGCTAGTGCACTAAAGAACAACGTGAAGTATTCAGTCGTTACAATTGCTTACTCCAAGAACAAACAGCAATTA ACAAAGAAATCTGGTGGTATACTATTTAGTGTGAGCAAGCCTTCGGAGCCTTTTGTTGCAA TAGGCCGTACCGTGTTTCATCAATCAACAGAAAATGCATCATCAGTGAGACCGGGACACCTTGCTGTTGCACTTTCCATTGGTGTGATTTTACCTCTACTAATGATCAGTTGGGTGGTGCTAATAGCAGTATTCCTTCTGTGTAGAGCTCGAAGGATCAGATACCAGCTTCAAAACACATTCACACGACA TGATAGCAATGAGTTCAAAAAGACACAGCAGAGTACAGACACTGACATGTTACGACTTCAGTCTTCACCAGCCAAGGGTGACCACCCTTGGTTGGGTCCAAGCAACGACTCTTGGAATGCTGTCCATACAGAATCTACTCCTACTATCCACACAGACTCACGTGCCCATCAAATCTCACCATCTGAAGCTAGTAGCAACAGTTTGATACAGCTTAGCCCTAGTCATCCAAGCCCTCTCAATCTAACAGAATTTGTAATGTCTGAGCCTACAATATACGATATATCGCATTTTCATCAACGTTGTGAAACTACAAATCCCCACAAGTCCAATGCTGTTCCTCTACAATACACTACGACTGTTGATAAGCATACAGAAGAGTTTATCACTAGTCAGAGCTATCAGAATGAGACAGAACGTATTCAGTCACCAAAATTCTACAGTGCACCTGAGTTTTCTTCGGCAGTCTCTACCACTGAACATTCGGAAATGATTATGCGGTATTCAAGCAGTTCTGTTTTCCTTCCAAGAGGCTTCTCTGCTGGACCCCAGATGAATACATTTGCTCTGGCCCCACAGCTGTCCCCCATACAGAGGCTGGCCCCACAGCTGTCCCCCATACAGAGGCTGTTGAATAAACTCAGTGGAGATGAAAGTGAACAGGAGGATCAGGCGCCAGAACTGGAAATGGACATGTATGATgtctattattaa
- the LOC135331315 gene encoding uncharacterized protein LOC135331315 isoform X2, which produces MQVLMMKKLMFCVCFVCTSVFGYPYGLEVTEVGAESVILKWHSTEKNVEEFKVHCSGIRHYMTPQKELHTELDVLTHFVPGSLTHLLIGDVLTNYNYSCIVSEQLEDNAQVLGCQVSDPFHFSTDYSNPEQPRPPDIHLQNDQHFRIDLFPVSSRHGPLLGYKIQFHVVNEEDPNGIPIIPEHWIFSFGEGALPNPIVVSKAHGPRSFQLSFSYDSLPPYILTDQEIFASALKNNVKYSVVTIAYSKNKQQLTKKSGGILFSVSKPSEPFVASRTVFHQSTENASSVRPGHLAVALSIGVILPLLMISWVVLIAVFLLCRARRIRYQLQNTFTRHDSNEFKKTQQSTDTDMLRLQSSPAKGDHPWLGPSNDSWNAVHTESTPTIHTDSRAHQISPSEASSNSLIQLSPSHPSPLNLTEFVMSEPTIYDISHFHQRCETTNPHKSNAVPLQYTTTVDKHTEEFITSQSYQNETERIQSPKFYSAPEFSSAVSTTEHSEMIMRYSSSSVFLPRGFSAGPQMNTFALAPQLSPIQRLAPQLSPIQRLLNKLSGDESEQEDQAPELEMDMYDVYY; this is translated from the exons ATGCAAGTTTTAATGATGAAGAAGTTGATGTTCTGTGTTTGCTTTGTCTGCACTTCTGTATTTG GCTATCCTTATGGACTTGAAGTCACTGAAGTAGGAGCTGAGTCGGTTATTTTGAAATGGCATTCTACTGAGAAAAATGTAGAAGAATTCAAG GTCCATTGTTCTGGAATTCGTCATTACATGACACCTCAAAAAGAACTACACACAGAACTGGATGTTCTCACTCATTTTGTTCCAGGATCTTTAACTCATTTACTAATTGGCGATGTTCTAACTAACTACAACTACTCGTGTATAGTTAGTGAGCAGCTTGAGGACAATGCGCAAGTGCTCGGATGTCAAGTCAGTGATCCATTCCATTTTTCAACGGACTACAGCA ATCCAGAACAGCCTAGACCACCTGATATTCACCTTCAAAATGACCAACACTTTAGGATAGACTTGTTTCCAGTTTCGTCTAGGCATGGACCCCTCCT AGGATACAAGATACAGTTTCATGTTGTAAACGAGGAAGATCCAAATGGTATACCTATAATCCCTGAACATTGGATTTTTTCATTTGGAGAAGGAGCTCTACCGAATCCAATTGTTGTGTCAAAAGCCCATGGACCAAGATCATTTCAGCTGTCGTTCAGCTATGATTCTCTTCCTCCTTACATTCTGACAGACCAGGAGATTTTTGCTAGTGCACTAAAGAACAACGTGAAGTATTCAGTCGTTACAATTGCTTACTCCAAGAACAAACAGCAATTA ACAAAGAAATCTGGTGGTATACTATTTAGTGTGAGCAAGCCTTCGGAGCCTTTTGTTGCAA GCCGTACCGTGTTTCATCAATCAACAGAAAATGCATCATCAGTGAGACCGGGACACCTTGCTGTTGCACTTTCCATTGGTGTGATTTTACCTCTACTAATGATCAGTTGGGTGGTGCTAATAGCAGTATTCCTTCTGTGTAGAGCTCGAAGGATCAGATACCAGCTTCAAAACACATTCACACGACA TGATAGCAATGAGTTCAAAAAGACACAGCAGAGTACAGACACTGACATGTTACGACTTCAGTCTTCACCAGCCAAGGGTGACCACCCTTGGTTGGGTCCAAGCAACGACTCTTGGAATGCTGTCCATACAGAATCTACTCCTACTATCCACACAGACTCACGTGCCCATCAAATCTCACCATCTGAAGCTAGTAGCAACAGTTTGATACAGCTTAGCCCTAGTCATCCAAGCCCTCTCAATCTAACAGAATTTGTAATGTCTGAGCCTACAATATACGATATATCGCATTTTCATCAACGTTGTGAAACTACAAATCCCCACAAGTCCAATGCTGTTCCTCTACAATACACTACGACTGTTGATAAGCATACAGAAGAGTTTATCACTAGTCAGAGCTATCAGAATGAGACAGAACGTATTCAGTCACCAAAATTCTACAGTGCACCTGAGTTTTCTTCGGCAGTCTCTACCACTGAACATTCGGAAATGATTATGCGGTATTCAAGCAGTTCTGTTTTCCTTCCAAGAGGCTTCTCTGCTGGACCCCAGATGAATACATTTGCTCTGGCCCCACAGCTGTCCCCCATACAGAGGCTGGCCCCACAGCTGTCCCCCATACAGAGGCTGTTGAATAAACTCAGTGGAGATGAAAGTGAACAGGAGGATCAGGCGCCAGAACTGGAAATGGACATGTATGATgtctattattaa
- the LOC135331315 gene encoding uncharacterized protein LOC135331315 isoform X3, giving the protein MTPQKELHTELDVLTHFVPGSLTHLLIGDVLTNYNYSCIVSEQLEDNAQVLGCQVSDPFHFSTDYSNPEQPRPPDIHLQNDQHFRIDLFPVSSRHGPLLGYKIQFHVVNEEDPNGIPIIPEHWIFSFGEGALPNPIVVSKAHGPRSFQLSFSYDSLPPYILTDQEIFASALKNNVKYSVVTIAYSKNKQQLTKKSGGILFSVSKPSEPFVAIGRTVFHQSTENASSVRPGHLAVALSIGVILPLLMISWVVLIAVFLLCRARRIRYQLQNTFTRHDSNEFKKTQQSTDTDMLRLQSSPAKGDHPWLGPSNDSWNAVHTESTPTIHTDSRAHQISPSEASSNSLIQLSPSHPSPLNLTEFVMSEPTIYDISHFHQRCETTNPHKSNAVPLQYTTTVDKHTEEFITSQSYQNETERIQSPKFYSAPEFSSAVSTTEHSEMIMRYSSSSVFLPRGFSAGPQMNTFALAPQLSPIQRLAPQLSPIQRLLNKLSGDESEQEDQAPELEMDMYDVYY; this is encoded by the exons ATGACACCTCAAAAAGAACTACACACAGAACTGGATGTTCTCACTCATTTTGTTCCAGGATCTTTAACTCATTTACTAATTGGCGATGTTCTAACTAACTACAACTACTCGTGTATAGTTAGTGAGCAGCTTGAGGACAATGCGCAAGTGCTCGGATGTCAAGTCAGTGATCCATTCCATTTTTCAACGGACTACAGCA ATCCAGAACAGCCTAGACCACCTGATATTCACCTTCAAAATGACCAACACTTTAGGATAGACTTGTTTCCAGTTTCGTCTAGGCATGGACCCCTCCT AGGATACAAGATACAGTTTCATGTTGTAAACGAGGAAGATCCAAATGGTATACCTATAATCCCTGAACATTGGATTTTTTCATTTGGAGAAGGAGCTCTACCGAATCCAATTGTTGTGTCAAAAGCCCATGGACCAAGATCATTTCAGCTGTCGTTCAGCTATGATTCTCTTCCTCCTTACATTCTGACAGACCAGGAGATTTTTGCTAGTGCACTAAAGAACAACGTGAAGTATTCAGTCGTTACAATTGCTTACTCCAAGAACAAACAGCAATTA ACAAAGAAATCTGGTGGTATACTATTTAGTGTGAGCAAGCCTTCGGAGCCTTTTGTTGCAA TAGGCCGTACCGTGTTTCATCAATCAACAGAAAATGCATCATCAGTGAGACCGGGACACCTTGCTGTTGCACTTTCCATTGGTGTGATTTTACCTCTACTAATGATCAGTTGGGTGGTGCTAATAGCAGTATTCCTTCTGTGTAGAGCTCGAAGGATCAGATACCAGCTTCAAAACACATTCACACGACA TGATAGCAATGAGTTCAAAAAGACACAGCAGAGTACAGACACTGACATGTTACGACTTCAGTCTTCACCAGCCAAGGGTGACCACCCTTGGTTGGGTCCAAGCAACGACTCTTGGAATGCTGTCCATACAGAATCTACTCCTACTATCCACACAGACTCACGTGCCCATCAAATCTCACCATCTGAAGCTAGTAGCAACAGTTTGATACAGCTTAGCCCTAGTCATCCAAGCCCTCTCAATCTAACAGAATTTGTAATGTCTGAGCCTACAATATACGATATATCGCATTTTCATCAACGTTGTGAAACTACAAATCCCCACAAGTCCAATGCTGTTCCTCTACAATACACTACGACTGTTGATAAGCATACAGAAGAGTTTATCACTAGTCAGAGCTATCAGAATGAGACAGAACGTATTCAGTCACCAAAATTCTACAGTGCACCTGAGTTTTCTTCGGCAGTCTCTACCACTGAACATTCGGAAATGATTATGCGGTATTCAAGCAGTTCTGTTTTCCTTCCAAGAGGCTTCTCTGCTGGACCCCAGATGAATACATTTGCTCTGGCCCCACAGCTGTCCCCCATACAGAGGCTGGCCCCACAGCTGTCCCCCATACAGAGGCTGTTGAATAAACTCAGTGGAGATGAAAGTGAACAGGAGGATCAGGCGCCAGAACTGGAAATGGACATGTATGATgtctattattaa